The Kiritimatiellia bacterium genome has a window encoding:
- the kdsA gene encoding 3-deoxy-8-phosphooctulonate synthase, whose translation MSTIKTIRVGNVPVGGRAPLVLIAGPCVIESRAMCLDLAGRLARWSKKAGVPLIFKASYDKANRTSHRSFRGPGLTRGLEILAEVKERFGLPLLVDVHHETEVPLAARVADALQLPAFLCRQTDLVLALGESGRVVNIKKGQFLAPWDVRHVIAKVESTGNRKILLTERGASFGYNTLVADLRSLLVLRETGYPVIFDATHSVQAPGGAGDHTGGDARHAPALARAAVAAGCDGVFVETHVRPEKALSDRENAIPWSALDGLWKQLKAIDDVVD comes from the coding sequence ATGTCCACCATTAAAACCATCCGAGTCGGGAACGTGCCGGTGGGCGGGCGCGCGCCGCTGGTTCTCATCGCGGGGCCGTGCGTGATCGAGAGCCGGGCGATGTGCCTGGACCTGGCGGGGCGGCTGGCGCGCTGGTCGAAGAAGGCCGGCGTGCCGCTGATCTTCAAGGCCTCGTACGACAAGGCGAACCGGACGTCGCACCGCTCGTTCCGCGGGCCGGGGCTGACACGCGGGCTGGAGATCCTGGCGGAGGTCAAGGAGCGCTTCGGGCTGCCGCTGCTGGTGGACGTGCACCACGAGACCGAGGTGCCGCTGGCGGCGCGGGTCGCGGACGCTCTGCAGCTCCCGGCGTTCCTCTGCCGGCAGACGGACCTGGTGCTGGCGCTCGGCGAGAGCGGGCGCGTGGTGAACATCAAGAAGGGGCAGTTCCTCGCGCCGTGGGACGTGCGGCACGTGATCGCGAAGGTCGAGAGCACGGGCAACCGGAAGATCCTGCTGACCGAGCGCGGCGCGAGTTTCGGCTACAACACGCTGGTGGCGGACCTGCGCAGCCTGCTGGTGCTGCGGGAGACCGGCTACCCGGTGATTTTCGACGCCACGCACAGCGTCCAGGCGCCGGGCGGGGCGGGGGACCACACGGGCGGCGACGCGCGCCACGCGCCCGCGCTGGCGCGGGCCGCGGTGGCGGCGGGCTGCGACGGGGTCTTCGTGGAAACGCACGTCCGGCCGGAAAAAGCCTTGTCGGACCGCGAAAACGCGATACCGTGGTCCGCCCTCGACGGACTGTGGAAACAACTGAAAGCGATCGATGACGTGGTGGACTGA
- the lptB gene encoding LPS export ABC transporter ATP-binding protein, which translates to MSSEENKRVASQSTGLVEARQIVKAYRGRRVVNGVDLSVQRGEIVGLLGPNGAGKTTSFYMIVGLVRPTAGQVYFEGREVTRMPMYQRARLGMGYLSQEPSIFRRMTVEQNVLAILETLPITARERKRRLGELLEELKIGYLAKQKAYTLSGGERRRLEITRALVTRPSLILLDEPFSGVDPLAVFDVQQIIMELKGRGLGILITDHNVRETLSVVDRAYLICEGKVLREGTSDFLINDPMSRELYLGPRFSM; encoded by the coding sequence ATCAGTTCAGAGGAGAATAAGCGCGTGGCGTCGCAAAGCACTGGACTGGTCGAGGCCCGGCAGATCGTCAAGGCCTACCGCGGCCGCCGGGTCGTCAACGGCGTGGACCTGTCGGTCCAGCGCGGGGAGATCGTCGGGCTGCTCGGCCCGAACGGCGCGGGCAAGACGACGAGTTTCTACATGATCGTGGGCCTGGTGCGCCCGACGGCCGGGCAGGTGTATTTCGAGGGGCGGGAGGTCACGCGGATGCCGATGTACCAGCGGGCGCGGCTGGGCATGGGCTACCTGTCGCAGGAGCCCTCGATCTTCCGGCGGATGACGGTGGAGCAGAACGTCCTGGCGATCCTCGAGACCCTGCCGATCACGGCGCGCGAGCGGAAGCGGCGGCTGGGCGAGCTGCTGGAGGAGCTGAAGATCGGCTACCTCGCCAAGCAGAAGGCCTACACCTTGAGCGGCGGCGAGCGGCGGCGCCTGGAGATCACGCGCGCCCTGGTGACGCGCCCGTCGCTGATCCTGCTGGACGAGCCGTTCAGCGGCGTGGACCCCCTGGCGGTCTTCGACGTGCAGCAGATCATCATGGAGCTCAAGGGGCGCGGGCTGGGCATCCTGATCACCGACCACAACGTCCGCGAGACGCTGTCCGTGGTGGACCGGGCGTATCTGATCTGCGAGGGCAAGGTGCTGCGGGAGGGGACGAGCGATTTCCTGATCAACGACCCGATGAGCCGCGAGCTATATCTGGGGCCGCGGTTCAGCATGTGA
- a CDS encoding 3-deoxy-7-phosphoheptulonate synthase, with protein sequence MILILQPNVDLEGPEYRHLSEALALLPNVQTRVHHVRGAQQTLTEIYLIGDTKLLSMEDMRNLPCVESVVRVSQSYRVIGRHKDDHRATSFEYNGVRFGQDTLHVFAGLCAVDHRENVERMMKALRDHGQVCTRMGAYKPRTNPYSFQGHGAHCLPYVFELAGRYGIRVIAMEITHEDHIDQIRAALDAAGRPTGVMLQIGTRNVQNFELLKHAGRQQEFPILFKRGFGITLEESLNAAEYLASEGNQRIVFCLRGVKTHMGDPHRNLVDFAHVPVVQRLTRLPVCIDPSHSVGGRGRAPDGLLEVFHVTAQGVVAGANMVLVDFHPDPDRALVDGPQALHMDELGPFLEDVRIAREAYERRLQRRAAHSGPSGS encoded by the coding sequence ATGATCCTGATCCTGCAGCCCAACGTGGACCTGGAGGGGCCGGAGTACCGCCACCTGTCCGAGGCCCTGGCCCTGCTGCCGAACGTGCAGACGCGGGTGCACCACGTCAGGGGCGCGCAGCAGACGCTGACGGAAATTTACCTGATCGGCGACACGAAGCTGCTCTCGATGGAGGACATGCGCAACCTGCCGTGCGTCGAGAGCGTGGTCCGGGTCTCGCAGTCCTACCGGGTGATCGGCCGCCACAAGGACGACCACCGGGCGACTTCGTTCGAGTATAACGGGGTGCGGTTCGGGCAGGACACCTTGCACGTCTTTGCCGGGCTCTGCGCGGTGGACCACCGCGAGAACGTCGAGCGGATGATGAAGGCGCTGCGGGACCACGGCCAGGTCTGCACGCGCATGGGGGCGTACAAGCCGCGGACGAATCCCTACTCGTTCCAGGGCCACGGCGCGCACTGCCTGCCGTACGTGTTCGAGCTGGCGGGCCGCTACGGCATTCGCGTGATCGCGATGGAGATCACGCACGAGGATCACATCGACCAGATCCGCGCGGCGCTCGACGCGGCGGGCCGGCCGACGGGCGTGATGCTGCAGATCGGCACGCGCAACGTGCAGAACTTCGAACTGCTCAAGCACGCGGGCCGGCAGCAGGAGTTCCCGATCCTGTTCAAGCGCGGGTTCGGCATCACGCTGGAGGAATCGCTCAACGCGGCCGAGTACCTGGCCAGCGAGGGCAACCAGCGGATCGTCTTCTGCCTGCGCGGCGTGAAGACGCACATGGGCGACCCGCACCGGAACCTGGTGGACTTCGCGCACGTCCCGGTGGTCCAGCGCCTGACGCGCCTGCCGGTGTGCATCGACCCGTCCCACTCGGTCGGCGGGCGCGGCCGCGCGCCGGACGGCCTGCTGGAGGTGTTCCATGTCACCGCGCAGGGCGTGGTGGCGGGCGCGAACATGGTGCTGGTGGATTTTCATCCCGACCCGGACCGCGCGCTCGTGGACGGGCCGCAGGCGCTGCACATGGACGAACTGGGTCCGTTCCTGGAGGATGTGCGGATCGCGCGGGAGGCCTACGAGCGGCGGCTTCAACGCCGGGCGGCCCACAGCGGTCCAAGCGGTTCCTGA
- the hprK gene encoding HPr(Ser) kinase/phosphatase: protein MAITVRQFLDSGAASLGLAVAAGEKYLDRAVPEEVINRPGLALAGFLRYFAFRRIQVLGLAEMTYLRTLSDHERASRLKLFFESEIPCVVVTRHRHLFPEMEEMAEACRVPVLKTAMVTSRFVNEATIIMENLVAPRLRAQGTMVDILGIGVLIEGKPGVGKSETALALIERGHSLVSDDLTVLRRDSSGAIIGSAVEITRYHMEIRGLGLIHVPSLFGVASMRKDMRLDLIIRLRRPEPGEEDERTGLNQQHREVLGARIPFITIPVAAGRDIAHVVEVAALNQKLKQMGHDAAKELDEKLMKALARQQET, encoded by the coding sequence ATGGCCATCACCGTCCGACAGTTCCTGGATTCCGGCGCCGCCAGCCTCGGGCTGGCGGTGGCGGCGGGCGAGAAGTACCTGGACCGGGCCGTGCCGGAAGAGGTGATCAACCGGCCCGGCCTGGCCCTGGCGGGCTTCCTGCGCTACTTCGCGTTCCGGCGGATCCAGGTGCTCGGGCTGGCGGAGATGACCTACCTCCGGACGCTCTCGGACCATGAGCGGGCATCGCGGCTGAAGTTGTTTTTCGAGAGCGAGATCCCCTGCGTCGTCGTGACGCGGCACCGCCACCTGTTTCCCGAGATGGAGGAGATGGCGGAGGCGTGCCGCGTCCCGGTGCTCAAGACCGCCATGGTCACGAGCCGCTTCGTCAACGAGGCGACGATCATCATGGAGAACCTCGTGGCCCCGCGGCTGCGGGCGCAGGGGACCATGGTGGACATCCTCGGCATCGGCGTGCTCATCGAGGGCAAGCCGGGGGTCGGCAAGAGCGAGACCGCGCTGGCCCTCATCGAGCGCGGGCACAGCCTGGTCTCCGACGATCTTACCGTCTTGCGCCGGGACAGCAGCGGTGCGATCATCGGGTCGGCGGTCGAGATCACCCGCTACCACATGGAGATCCGCGGGCTGGGCCTCATCCATGTGCCGAGCCTCTTCGGCGTGGCCTCCATGCGGAAGGACATGCGGCTGGACCTGATCATCCGCCTCCGCCGCCCGGAGCCGGGCGAGGAGGACGAGCGGACGGGGCTGAACCAGCAGCACCGCGAGGTGCTGGGCGCGCGGATCCCGTTCATCACGATCCCCGTGGCGGCGGGCCGCGACATCGCCCACGTGGTGGAAGTGGCGGCCCTGAACCAGAAGCTCAAGCAGATGGGCCACGACGCGGCGAAGGAACTGGACGAGAAACTGATGAAGGCCCTGGCCCGGCAGCAGGAAACATGA
- the holA gene encoding DNA polymerase III subunit delta, whose translation MKAGAEKTKKTAKPAGGGAERKAVYLVYGEDEYRVRTRARELVDSLCPPAEAAFGLEVIDAAVENAADGVLAVRRCLEGLRTVGFLGGRKTVWLRDATLFAKDVAEDVKRAVEELTGQLKAGLPAGQTLVVSALKVFRGSAFFKACEAAGTVEECSKPDKPWLQADYARGQVVEALRQHGVKPVGRALDIFLDRVGMDTRQIVQEAEKLAVYLGDRKDARPEDVQAIVSLSRESMAWDLADAVGARDLPGALKILRQLVFQGENPIGLLHALESRFRELIVFREALDRGWARPTGEGYGRKLAWREGPEIDAALKALGKDPREGHWFRGMKLAEQAQRFSLAQLRTGHAILVKTHEAMVSSAVPDALQLELLLLRLLAPGSRDARPPG comes from the coding sequence ATGAAGGCGGGCGCGGAAAAAACAAAGAAAACGGCGAAACCGGCCGGCGGCGGCGCGGAGCGCAAGGCGGTCTACCTCGTGTACGGCGAGGACGAGTACCGCGTGCGCACACGCGCCCGGGAACTGGTGGACTCGTTGTGCCCGCCGGCCGAGGCGGCGTTCGGGCTGGAGGTCATCGACGCCGCCGTCGAGAACGCGGCCGACGGCGTCCTCGCGGTGCGGCGGTGCCTGGAGGGCCTGCGCACGGTGGGTTTTCTCGGCGGGCGGAAGACCGTATGGCTGCGGGACGCGACGCTGTTCGCCAAGGACGTCGCCGAGGACGTGAAGCGGGCGGTGGAGGAACTCACGGGGCAGCTCAAGGCCGGGCTGCCCGCGGGGCAGACGCTGGTGGTCAGCGCGCTGAAGGTGTTCCGCGGCTCGGCGTTCTTCAAGGCCTGCGAGGCCGCGGGCACGGTGGAGGAATGCTCGAAGCCGGACAAGCCCTGGCTGCAGGCGGACTATGCCCGGGGCCAGGTCGTGGAGGCGCTTCGGCAACACGGAGTGAAACCCGTCGGCCGGGCGCTGGATATCTTCCTGGATCGCGTCGGGATGGACACGCGGCAGATCGTCCAGGAGGCGGAGAAGCTGGCGGTGTATCTCGGCGACCGCAAGGACGCGCGCCCGGAGGACGTGCAGGCGATCGTGTCGCTCTCGCGCGAGTCCATGGCGTGGGACCTGGCCGACGCCGTGGGGGCGCGCGACCTGCCGGGCGCGCTGAAGATCCTGCGCCAGCTCGTTTTCCAGGGGGAGAACCCCATCGGGCTGCTGCACGCGCTGGAGTCCCGGTTCCGGGAGCTGATCGTTTTTCGCGAGGCGCTGGACCGCGGCTGGGCGCGGCCCACGGGCGAGGGGTACGGCCGGAAGCTCGCGTGGCGGGAGGGCCCGGAGATCGACGCCGCGCTCAAGGCCCTGGGCAAGGACCCGCGCGAGGGGCACTGGTTCCGCGGCATGAAGCTGGCGGAGCAGGCCCAGCGTTTCAGCCTGGCCCAGCTGCGAACCGGCCATGCGATCCTGGTGAAGACCCACGAGGCGATGGTCAGCTCGGCGGTTCCCGACGCGCTGCAACTGGAGTTGCTGCTGCTGCGTTTGCTGGCGCCCGGCTCGCGGGACGCTCGCCCTCCAGGTTGA
- a CDS encoding DUF3108 domain-containing protein, producing the protein MKKALTAAGFLALAAAGWARAAEPLPELWFPVGEKLTYRIYWGVFKVGITTATTGWVEEDGRTLLAIRFRTRTNRILEKLYPVDDFLEAIIDPVTFLPLRFTKRLKEGRYRADETTEFDHARGVARWRSNMTDKRKTFDIEPDTRDVISFMYFMRSRPLKIGDTVHARVMADEKLYDLYVNVRRRENLKLPEMGRRQSVKLEPEAAFNGLFVRKGKLWMWVSDDKDRFCTKLAAKVPVASVSLWLSKVEIEPDRVVTGDIGEDELEVDDEPPS; encoded by the coding sequence ATGAAGAAAGCGCTTACAGCGGCGGGGTTCCTGGCGCTCGCGGCCGCGGGGTGGGCCCGCGCGGCGGAGCCCCTGCCCGAGCTCTGGTTCCCCGTCGGCGAGAAGCTGACCTACCGCATCTACTGGGGCGTGTTTAAGGTCGGGATCACGACGGCCACCACGGGCTGGGTCGAGGAGGACGGGCGCACGCTGCTGGCCATCCGGTTCCGCACGCGCACCAACCGGATTCTCGAGAAGCTCTATCCCGTGGATGACTTCCTGGAGGCGATCATCGACCCGGTGACCTTCCTGCCGCTCCGGTTCACCAAGCGGCTGAAGGAGGGGCGCTACCGCGCGGATGAGACCACGGAGTTCGACCACGCGCGCGGCGTGGCGCGCTGGCGGTCGAACATGACCGACAAGAGAAAGACCTTCGACATCGAGCCCGACACGCGGGACGTCATCTCGTTCATGTACTTCATGCGCTCGCGCCCGCTGAAGATCGGCGACACGGTCCACGCGCGGGTGATGGCCGACGAGAAGCTCTACGACCTGTACGTCAACGTCCGCCGCCGGGAGAACCTCAAGCTGCCGGAGATGGGCCGGCGGCAGAGCGTCAAGCTGGAGCCGGAGGCGGCCTTCAACGGCTTGTTCGTGCGCAAGGGCAAGCTGTGGATGTGGGTCTCCGACGACAAGGACCGGTTCTGCACGAAGCTCGCCGCGAAGGTGCCCGTGGCCAGCGTCTCGCTCTGGTTGAGCAAAGTCGAGATCGAGCCCGACCGGGTCGTGACCGGCGACATAGGGGAAGATGAACTCGAGGTGGACGATGAGCCTCCGTCCTGA
- the raiA gene encoding ribosome-associated translation inhibitor RaiA: MHISVTGRHIEITDAIRDYTHDKLQHALLDYPRVESVHVILDVEKYRHLAEVVVQAPNHVRVEAKEETNDLYASIDGAVEKAEKQLRRHRDRVTDHKSREGLAALELDAQAKEGPGAG; the protein is encoded by the coding sequence GTGCACATCAGCGTGACAGGACGGCACATCGAGATCACCGACGCGATCCGCGACTACACGCACGACAAGCTGCAGCACGCCCTGCTCGACTACCCGCGCGTCGAGAGCGTGCACGTCATCCTGGACGTCGAGAAGTACCGCCACCTGGCCGAGGTCGTGGTGCAGGCGCCGAACCACGTGCGGGTCGAGGCGAAGGAGGAGACGAACGACCTGTACGCCTCCATCGACGGCGCGGTGGAGAAGGCGGAGAAGCAGCTCCGGCGCCACCGGGACCGGGTCACCGATCACAAGAGCCGCGAAGGCCTGGCCGCGCTGGAGCTGGACGCGCAGGCCAAGGAGGGCCCCGGCGCGGGCTGA
- the lptC gene encoding LPS export ABC transporter periplasmic protein LptC, translated as MTWWTDRNREGRGPSRPGPAWKPALPALALAFVFWAAPARAQFGSTGAVQTVSGFKVPDYDENNNLKSILYGDFARVRPDGIIEITNLKIEMYKEGAVEMTVTSPKCIYNQKDSTARSNEDVEILREGLRITGTGFWWNAKQERFGLYSKSRVEIRGVKGSMESGGLP; from the coding sequence ATGACGTGGTGGACTGACAGGAACAGGGAGGGTCGGGGTCCATCCCGACCTGGGCCGGCGTGGAAGCCGGCCCTCCCGGCGCTGGCCCTGGCGTTCGTGTTCTGGGCCGCGCCGGCGCGGGCGCAGTTCGGTTCGACCGGCGCGGTGCAGACCGTCTCGGGCTTCAAGGTGCCGGACTACGACGAGAACAACAACCTGAAGAGCATCCTGTACGGTGACTTCGCGCGCGTCCGCCCGGACGGGATCATCGAGATCACGAACCTGAAGATCGAAATGTACAAGGAGGGCGCCGTGGAGATGACGGTGACCTCGCCCAAGTGTATTTATAACCAGAAGGACAGCACGGCCCGGTCCAACGAGGACGTGGAGATCCTGCGGGAGGGCCTGCGGATCACGGGGACGGGCTTCTGGTGGAACGCAAAGCAGGAGCGGTTCGGACTTTACAGCAAGTCCCGCGTGGAGATCCGCGGGGTCAAGGGGAGCATGGAATCGGGAGGGCTGCCATGA
- a CDS encoding carbohydrate kinase, protein MNSRWTMSLRPERARDLLAAFPRQRILVIGDLMLDRYIYGSVHRISPEAPVPVVSVTREKSMPGGASNTAWNIQSLGGKTVIGGMLGKDAAGADLKAVLAGGGVGLEGLLELEGLRTTVKTRIIAERQQVVRVDWDDHVTVGEPTAKTFCGLIEREARRATGIIIEDYGKGVVRQAVVDVALKVARESGIPVGMDPKESQELDVRGITLATPNRREAFHLAGAPETRPQAHPLEDQALLDVSERLLEKWRAAQILVTLGPQGMLLRGRAGELHHVPTRAREVFDVSGAGDTVIATCVLALAAGATPIEAAELANYAAGVVVGKLGTATCTPEELLAHMGK, encoded by the coding sequence ATGAACTCGAGGTGGACGATGAGCCTCCGTCCTGAACGCGCGCGGGATCTGCTGGCGGCCTTCCCGCGGCAGCGCATCCTGGTGATCGGCGACCTGATGCTGGACCGGTATATCTACGGGTCCGTTCACCGCATCTCCCCCGAGGCGCCGGTGCCCGTGGTCTCGGTGACCCGCGAGAAGAGCATGCCGGGCGGCGCGAGCAACACCGCATGGAACATCCAGTCGCTCGGCGGAAAGACCGTGATCGGCGGCATGCTGGGGAAGGATGCCGCGGGGGCGGACCTCAAGGCGGTGCTTGCCGGCGGGGGCGTCGGGCTCGAGGGCCTGCTGGAACTCGAGGGCTTGCGGACCACCGTCAAGACCCGGATCATCGCCGAGCGCCAGCAGGTCGTCCGCGTGGACTGGGACGACCACGTGACCGTTGGCGAGCCGACGGCAAAAACATTTTGCGGGCTGATTGAGCGCGAGGCGCGGCGGGCGACGGGGATCATCATCGAGGACTACGGCAAGGGGGTGGTCCGCCAGGCGGTCGTGGACGTCGCGCTCAAGGTCGCGCGCGAATCGGGCATCCCCGTGGGTATGGATCCGAAGGAGAGCCAGGAGCTCGACGTGCGCGGCATCACGCTCGCCACGCCCAACCGGCGCGAGGCCTTCCACCTGGCGGGCGCGCCGGAGACCCGCCCGCAGGCCCATCCGCTTGAGGACCAGGCCCTGCTGGACGTGAGCGAGCGGCTGCTGGAGAAATGGCGGGCCGCGCAGATCCTCGTGACGCTGGGCCCGCAGGGCATGCTGCTGCGCGGCCGGGCGGGCGAGTTGCATCACGTGCCGACCCGGGCCCGCGAGGTATTCGACGTCAGCGGCGCCGGCGACACCGTGATCGCGACCTGCGTCCTGGCCCTGGCCGCGGGGGCGACCCCGATCGAGGCCGCCGAGTTGGCGAACTATGCCGCCGGCGTCGTCGTCGGCAAGCTGGGCACCGCCACGTGCACGCCGGAGGAACTGCTGGCGCATATGGGGAAGTGA
- a CDS encoding DUF3108 domain-containing protein, translating to MRCRIHRLIGLGALLLFSARAFAAMEETLRYELVWGLIRVGTAEVTTRLVEEEGRPLLRFRFTAKSNRWVEKIYPVEDCIDSFIEPETGLPVKLVKKTSEGWFRCDDELRFDRERGVAAWVDHVRGTNTEYAVAPGAHDFFSLMRGMRELDLRPGREDRATIAADDRTHNLVIRVEREEHLALRGARVRAYRLRITSEQEGLFVRKVPGAVWITAEPPHTVAQMQVRVPVGSVRAVLLDESK from the coding sequence ATGCGTTGCCGCATTCACCGCCTGATCGGCCTGGGGGCCCTGCTTCTTTTTTCCGCGCGCGCCTTCGCCGCGATGGAGGAAACACTGCGCTACGAACTGGTCTGGGGCCTGATCCGGGTCGGCACCGCCGAGGTGACGACGCGGCTCGTCGAGGAGGAGGGGCGGCCGCTGCTCCGCTTCCGCTTTACCGCGAAGAGCAATCGCTGGGTGGAAAAAATCTATCCCGTCGAGGACTGCATCGACAGCTTCATCGAGCCGGAAACCGGGCTGCCCGTGAAGCTGGTGAAGAAAACGTCCGAGGGCTGGTTCCGCTGCGACGACGAACTGCGGTTCGACCGCGAACGCGGCGTGGCGGCCTGGGTCGACCACGTCCGCGGCACGAACACGGAGTATGCCGTCGCGCCGGGCGCGCACGATTTCTTTTCCCTGATGCGCGGCATGCGGGAACTCGACCTGCGGCCCGGGCGCGAGGACCGCGCGACGATCGCCGCCGACGACCGGACGCATAACCTGGTGATCCGCGTGGAGAGGGAGGAGCACCTTGCCCTGCGCGGCGCGCGGGTCCGGGCGTACCGGCTGCGCATCACCAGCGAGCAGGAGGGGCTCTTCGTGCGCAAGGTGCCCGGCGCGGTCTGGATCACGGCCGAGCCCCCGCACACGGTGGCGCAGATGCAGGTGCGGGTGCCCGTGGGCAGCGTGCGGGCGGTGCTGCTGGACGAGTCGAAATGA
- the kdsB gene encoding 3-deoxy-manno-octulosonate cytidylyltransferase — translation MTLILGIIPSRYASVRFPGKSLALIAGKPLVQRVVERVQLAKRLDAVLVATDDERIAAAVRPLGVEVVMTDPALPSGTDRVAAAARGRGADIVINIQGDEPLADPGVIDRLAEVMASEPKWDMATPACRMEDGPEVDQPAIVKVVCAADGAALYFSRSRIPHIRDAADARGAGPVYWQHIGIYAYRQAALERLVAEPPCRLEKMEKLEQLRALHLGYRIKVIEAARPGLGVDLPEDVAKAEERLKEESES, via the coding sequence ATGACCCTTATTCTCGGCATCATCCCTTCCCGGTACGCCTCGGTCCGTTTCCCCGGCAAGAGCCTGGCGCTGATCGCGGGCAAGCCGCTGGTCCAGCGCGTGGTCGAGCGCGTGCAGCTCGCGAAGCGGCTGGACGCGGTCCTGGTCGCCACCGACGACGAGCGCATCGCGGCGGCGGTCCGCCCGCTCGGCGTCGAGGTGGTGATGACCGATCCCGCGTTGCCTTCGGGCACGGACCGGGTTGCCGCGGCCGCGCGCGGGCGCGGAGCGGACATCGTGATCAACATCCAGGGCGACGAGCCGCTGGCCGACCCGGGCGTGATCGACCGGCTCGCGGAGGTCATGGCGTCGGAGCCGAAGTGGGACATGGCCACGCCGGCGTGCCGGATGGAGGACGGGCCGGAGGTGGACCAGCCCGCGATCGTCAAGGTCGTCTGTGCGGCGGACGGTGCGGCGCTGTACTTCTCGCGGTCGCGCATCCCGCACATCCGGGACGCGGCGGACGCCCGGGGCGCGGGGCCCGTATACTGGCAGCACATAGGGATTTACGCCTACCGCCAGGCGGCGCTGGAACGGCTGGTCGCGGAGCCGCCGTGCCGGCTGGAGAAAATGGAGAAACTGGAGCAGCTCCGCGCGCTGCACCTCGGCTACCGGATCAAGGTCATCGAGGCCGCCCGGCCCGGTCTGGGCGTGGATCTGCCGGAGGACGTGGCCAAGGCGGAGGAGAGGTTGAAGGAAGAGAGTGAATCGTGA
- a CDS encoding HPr family phosphocarrier protein, which translates to MNANRTDPAPLSREMTIVNKYGIHARPAALFVKTAGRFASEILVEKEGAAVSAKSIMGLLTIEGSFGSVLKLTATGPDAAEALDALQELIEKKFYED; encoded by the coding sequence ATGAACGCGAACCGGACAGACCCGGCGCCCCTTTCCCGGGAGATGACCATCGTCAACAAGTACGGCATCCACGCCCGGCCGGCCGCGCTGTTCGTCAAGACGGCCGGCCGCTTTGCCTCGGAGATCCTGGTGGAGAAGGAGGGCGCGGCGGTCTCCGCCAAGAGCATCATGGGCCTGCTGACCATCGAGGGGAGTTTCGGCTCGGTGCTGAAGCTGACGGCCACGGGGCCGGACGCCGCGGAGGCCCTCGACGCGCTGCAGGAACTGATCGAGAAGAAGTTTTACGAGGACTAG